The sequence agcttctttaaaaatctgctgCCCAAACCAAAGGAGAAACTGGATAATGTGAAAATGGTGGAATCTTCCAAAACTACTGACCACCTGCCCAGCACAAGAGTAAATAAGCCAGCTGAGCATTCTGTGCCCCCTGATGCTCTAAATCCTCAAGCCAAGGTACACGACTTATCTGGAAAGTCTGTAAAGAGTAGGCAAGTTGCTTATCAGGATGCAGAATCTAGAAGTTTTCCaacctttttaaagaaagagtcAAATGAATTTCTTAATTTGACTAATAAAAACCATAACCTTACAGAGCAATACTCAGCTTATCAGGAAACAAGAAGTCATTCTAGCTTTGAATGGGAATATGAAGTGGGGGAACTTGTTGACGCTCGTGAAATAGCCCTGCCAGTTTACTACGTATTAAACCAGAACTCTGTTCTGCCACCTCAGTTCATGGACTGGCCTGAAAATGACATGGTAGTGAATCTCTGTAAAAAGGATGGAAATGCAAATGTGATGGATTGGCAGACTAATGCCAATTTTGATGGACAAAGTTTGGATTTAAGTGTGATGTCATATGAGTCATTTGACCAATTAACGTTTCAAGATTtttgttcagaagaaaatgacGCATGGACTGCTAATTCTCTCAATGAAAGTTACAGTAACTTTCCACCTTTTGAGAGAGATGGCAGTTACTCCTTAGAAGAGCTGCCAATGGATTTAAGCTACTCCTCTGGCTGTGATGGAACTATGTGGACCCTAATTGACCAAGAGACTTTAAGTATGGATGAGAACTTTATGTACTCATCTTATAGCCAGGACTACCAGGAGTGGCTGATGCTGCTTGAGCAGGGTATATGGTGGCCATCAGAAGATGGAGATTGTGGATACTACATGTACAGTGACAGCCAGTATGTGTATTCACTGCTCACTGATCCCACTGGGCAGTACGTTTATGTGTGTGCTCCGGAGACTTATTCCTACCCAGAGTGCTGGGATTATAATGTTCAGATGGGTTCCATTCCAAGAGCTGTGCTGGAAGACAACACAATTGCTGTTTGTGGTTTTAAGGTCCCTCTTGGCAATGAAGATGAGCTATTTTGGTTTGCTGAAGAGGAGTGCTTAGATGATTATTCAACAAATAAACCTCTGGATTTGTCAGTAGCTTTGCAGAGGAGTGATCAGTTAATGAACATGAATTTGGAGACATTTTCACAGATGTTTGAAGAGTCCATTTATTATCAGAGAGAGCAGCCACTAGACTTCTCGGGTTATAAACTTCAAAAACTCAAAGTCGATTTTAGACCTGAAAAGGAAACCCAGAACTATTCCGAGGAATCTTCGGTAACCCTTGATCTTAGAATACATTCCAGAGGGGCTCATGATAAATCGCTGAGTAAGGAAGCCCACACCAAGGAACTGGATAAGGCTGTCCCTGTGACAACTGCTGGGGGCGGATCATCAGGATTCTTTGGTTTCCATCTGTTTCAATCTACTCCTAAAGCTGAAGAAACTGTGGCAACTACTGAACGagtaacagaagtaaaaaagactgaagaagaTAAGAAAATGCCAGTGAACAAAGTTACCTCTCTATTTTCTGCGTTGGGTGGATTGATTGGAAAGTCTTCAGGTCCTGACTCGGAGACATCAGAAgattcttccttgaagagagcAGACAAGTGGTCAAAATCATCGGAAGATAAAACTGATGTTTTATCACTTGTaccaaataaaaaattagatgaGGCACAGGCAGGGCAAAAGTTTCCTGTTACATCACAACTGAGAAGAAATACTTCGTCAGATCTTAGTTTGGAGGCTGCTAGAAATGAAAAGCTGGAATTAAACCAGAATGAAAACATCCGTGTTAAAAAAGCAGGATTAACAAAATCTCCTCCTCAACTGAGCCAAACTGCTCCAGATGGCAGGCCCATAAGAGCAGAGGGACCTGCTAAAGCAATGCCAGCTTTCAGGCATCTTGAACGACATGTGAGTATTAATGAACCCAGTCAGCCACAGCCAAATCAGAGCCACCCAGCCCCTGAGCCCGaggaaacattatttaaaagtgCTCTGAAACTGTTCAGCCTCGGGGAAGATTCTTCTGGAAGTTCAAATGCTAACAAAACCCAAACTTCTGGATTTTTTGACTTCTTCAAAACACAAGTAAGTAAAGCACCACAGCCATCACCAGATctggaaaaatgtcaaaatgataAACCAGAAAAGGTGATACATCCAGAACAGAAGGAAgcctccagcatctcatccTTGTTTGGATCCATTGGAGATCTCTTCAAAGTGGAAGCTGTGTCTTCTCAGCCAACACCAAGCGCTGCAACTCTGCCAAAAACCAGTAGTAGAACTGTGGCTGAATCAAgacaaaaaactgaaaagtctGGTGGTCCTCAGAGTGTTAGTATGCCATGTCTGTCCTCCACTCCTAAGGAAGGGGTGAGAACGGAAGGCACAGACAGGCAGATCTCTCCTAGCGCTGGGGTGCAAAAGGAACATCTGAGCAGAAAAGCTGAGGAGGAGTCTTCTGAGGGTAAGAAAGTGCCTTCTGGAATTGCTTCACAGAAGCCACTGCTTGTAGGTCCCGATATAAGCCAGTCGAATCAGTCAgctgtgcagcagagcagtgtACCCACAGACAGACCAAAGCAACAAGGAGGAAATCGTTCAGGTGGCACAACTAATCAGACAAAACCAAGGCCAGATCAAATCCCTAAAGAATCAGGTTTCAGTTTCCCATTCAGCTTTTCTGATATCACTGCTCCAAAGCCACAGCCAGCCGGTAGGAGCATATTCTCCTTCTTCACTGGATCAGACGAACCAAAGCCTTCAGCAcccgctcctgctcctgctagcgcaaagcagcaagaaacagAGGGGCTGTTTCATCTGTCCTCCTTCTTTTCCAGCGGTCCAACTGCTGACAAGAACGTACCTCAAAAAAGTACTAGCTTTAGCTTCTTCAATTTGACATCCTTTTTGGATGAAAAGCCACAAACTACTCCAGGACAGGAGGTTAATACAAAACCAGCTAAACCAGTGAACTCTAAGCCATATATGACCCAAAGTATTTCCAATGATTCTGGTATCAAAGTTTCCAGTTGTGCCAGCCAGCAAGATgcagacaataaaaaagaagtTGATGATATTATTGCAGTAGTGACTGGCAAACAAACGTTTAATAAAGTCACCATGAGAGAAAACAAGTCAGAAATGCTGGcagtgaaaaatgcagaaagtgtTGCCGAGGTAGTTGAAGAGAGTGACTTAAAAAAGCCTCCTCAGACTGATGACACCACTGGAATCAGTTTGGATGCTTCTGGTCCTTGCCCTCAGACTCCCAATGTGCAGGAGCATTTTCAGGATGAGCAGACTGTTTCCTTAGGGGCAGAAGATGATGCTCTGGGTAGCACAGGGAAGACGGACAGTGAATTTCCTATTGATAAAGAAGAGCCATATTCTTCAAAAGAAcaagcttctgaaaataaagattatAGTACAGACTTAGATGGTAAAATGGATTCAATGATTACAAATGACTCAAATATTGCAAGTgacataaaaaatgaagtagcCTCTGAAGAAGTATGTGCACAACATGAGTTGCCGGAACATAAATTACCCAAACAAACTCCTGGTGACAGGTTACAACAGGCACAAGAGTTACACTTTATTTCTAAAACGCCCGAGCCATCtaatttgcaaaacaaacctAAAGAATCTGAGGGTGATAAATCGGTACTGGATTCTTCagttgaaatgttttcaagCTTCATGACAAAAATGAAACCTCCTAAAACGTTGTCTGGTTTCTTTTCTCAACCGCAAGCTCCTGCACCTCCTActgcacagaagaaaagctcCTCTTTCTTTGGTTTCTCATCCCTCCCAAGTGGCCCAGCACCAGCTTTCACAAACGATCTCTTCGGCATCTTCAAAGGTCCAAAAGAATCTCCAAAAGAGATGCCTCCACAATCCACCCCTAAACCtcaaagcagcaaaatgaaagatGTCATTGGGTCTGTTCCAGCAAAAGACTCTAGGAAGACAGAAGATAGTGTTGCAACCAGGGAGTCTGAAATAGATATGTCAAGCTCTCTGAAGCAGGACATATTGCCTGTCTCAGTAGAAGAGAACTTCACAAAAGAATCTcccatgaaaacagaaaatgatgaaaacagGAACTCAGAAACCTGTAAAGAggaacctctgaagatcactCCAGAAGCAGTGGTCTCTGGTGAAAGTCAAGTCCCGGAGGCTCTGCAGCTGGTTAGTGATGCACAGCCCTCTGAGATGATAGATGTTAAACCATGCCAGTCTGATTTCAGTAGTGCAGTCAGTACAGAGCAGGCTGAGGCCACTGACCAGACCGAGGTAAGTCCATGCCAGCTAGACATGTCTTCACATGTAACAGAGGAACAAGATGCTTCTACAGACAAAGCAGCTGTTGACTCCCTTCAGACTGGCTCCAGTGGTGGGCTTGAACTGGAAATTGAAGCCCCAGTTAATGGGACAGGCACAGACCTTTCCCAATCAAATAAGAGTGCTGCACTTGAATCAGAGCCTGCTGTTCCAGGGGATCAGGCTAATGCTGGCATTGACCAGCCAGACATGATCAGTAGTGATGGCAGAGAACCCATGGCTCCTGTTGATGAGCCCAGTGTTCAACACCTTCAGCTGGATGAACAAGAAAAAGGTGAGGTAGAACTGCAAATTGCTGGACAAGAAAAGAATCTGTCAATTAATGAGATACCTGAGGAAGGGATTTCTTCTGAATGTGAGTTGAAGAAACAGGGTAAGCCTAATAACGCTCCTACAGATGCAAACAGCAGTAAAACGGTCTTCGAAATACCAAGCATGCCCAGTTTGCCAAAATTCAGCTTTATGTCATCTGCTGATACTGGAAGGCCATTTGGGTCTTTCTTCTCTCAGCAGCCGCCTTCTGTTAATAAAGCAGGGGCAGATCAGGGCCTCATGTCCAGCTTTAAGAAACTTTCTTCGAGTCTCTTTGAAGGAGGCAGTGAAGAAAAGGTGAGTAAACCAGAGAGTGCCCAAGGAGCAGTGTTTGGGAAAAAGCTAGATTTCTCCTTTCCCTGGCAAAAAGATAACAAGGAGACCTTTGCCAAAAGGGAACCACATGTACCACCGCAGGCTTTGTCAAAACCAGATGACAAGGTGTTAAGAACAGTCAGTTCAGATGAAAACTCAAAATCTGCAGTCTCAGATCAACTGACTGATGCAAATATAGAAGTAAACTTGTCTTCAAAGCAGCCTGACATTGTAGACAATGAACTTTCTGAAGAACCATCTGGTGCAAGCACTGTTGATGATGCATCCAACAAAGAGCTGGGAGAGAAGTTTGATAAAGAGCCCGAAGATCAGCAGAACGTGATTTCCAGTGAATTGCAGAAAGATCAGGCAGATGAGTATGCACCAGAGCAGCCTGAACTGAAAGAAACCGAGCTTGATTCAGCTCCTAATGGAGCCGTGCTTCTTCCTAGCACGCAGCCTGCAGATCTGAATAGTGTGGAAcaactgaaggagaaaaggcTAGTTACAAATCAGGCATAATAAATGGTTTCAACTGATTGACCA is a genomic window of Anser cygnoides isolate HZ-2024a breed goose chromosome Z, Taihu_goose_T2T_genome, whole genome shotgun sequence containing:
- the LOC136788900 gene encoding uncharacterized protein, with translation MFLILIFFYLMHVFHYYFFSVLSKAFFKKTVVFPFLFFSVSCLFPPTPFIFHLRQGSLARNDRVRIIPFNSEDGEEEQESNYEELGKLLIEEFLEKSHKNRSWQEANIKNMQTLSKRENFNHCERSRCCQNVCVESGSVDVPRYPQEYDTIDRRRKKKLRYSSLEESEQMSLQSNGGLHFPREKKNYFNGVATISEPNDDFPVYGRTGKYTSRSEDKEGLSAYPILRPYKNGLMVKSGKLPNKQTVNHEGSLHLSNGEEMKHIGLPDNTFVPLDILEEFDSSASDEFQYSPVSDEEMEELAMLSQTWCDSDISHLRDFTVNYPANSGSQLKASCNKKHRTKGSKHGHPMQDLTLSPVEEPSEEYVDTMDELQCLVETVSEYLAEKEEEISKFATLPETRKNAERMLLKQDNADNSVEARKSAQTKHPAAEESTKGKSESLPDLSGVKNTVNSLFSSLTEKVGSSTKQLTASVEKLVSSTPEKTETRTSSEGGVSNVLPSKPKSESSSSGMAADSKADTKFSIHSLLPSQVSGDKRAPNVNSSKQETTQVDSKSSTPHHLQQSQETTTSSQQNQHSVMNSVLGMFNPLKIFSEKEVPKQEVVKEEHTEEKSHAVKADEANRSERSSGQTADKISGMVPEAQLSETKSEAEVNTNSTSVSSIFGRLTNSVSSFSLKANLDGLLAPKQQDVPQKQSDLHHVTDQPDATIKEGTHAAREQPPANHLRDQHTAGHGLGKKQNRANGEFHSEPQDQGTAPESFFSPLKKSFSQLLLPSAEPGQKENMPGLFKGHKSEEDVRQNSSSSEEHSFPFTRKLPFFSALGFSDKEENTKEKGGFIPSLFKFSSAENLANSKDQTSHQSSSDISLPENRSRNLENAISLKSSSVPDLSDHKEELKQTKNMNKEKLSTAQESRNKHQESTSITFMVAGEQQRTKNAQEEPRNLKGGLPKGLNANLNNSVVESIPSDRGPEAASADDTQKKHMPGFLSGFLHISSNENTANNRELTVKNESDSQKSSSSGLFSGLFKFASNENVAECKQEKVKSNSLGFMKLFDRSEDSNLERKSSDSGMTSDTQSSTAEKQETSSFFKNLLPKPKEKLDNVKMVESSKTTDHLPSTRVNKPAEHSVPPDALNPQAKVHDLSGKSVKSRQVAYQDAESRSFPTFLKKESNEFLNLTNKNHNLTEQYSAYQETRSHSSFEWEYEVGELVDAREIALPVYYVLNQNSVLPPQFMDWPENDMVVNLCKKDGNANVMDWQTNANFDGQSLDLSVMSYESFDQLTFQDFCSEENDAWTANSLNESYSNFPPFERDGSYSLEELPMDLSYSSGCDGTMWTLIDQETLSMDENFMYSSYSQDYQEWLMLLEQGIWWPSEDGDCGYYMYSDSQYVYSLLTDPTGQYVYVCAPETYSYPECWDYNVQMGSIPRAVLEDNTIAVCGFKVPLGNEDELFWFAEEECLDDYSTNKPLDLSVALQRSDQLMNMNLETFSQMFEESIYYQREQPLDFSGYKLQKLKVDFRPEKETQNYSEESSVTLDLRIHSRGAHDKSLSKEAHTKELDKAVPVTTAGGGSSGFFGFHLFQSTPKAEETVATTERVTEVKKTEEDKKMPVNKVTSLFSALGGLIGKSSGPDSETSEDSSLKRADKWSKSSEDKTDVLSLVPNKKLDEAQAGQKFPVTSQLRRNTSSDLSLEAARNEKLELNQNENIRVKKAGLTKSPPQLSQTAPDGRPIRAEGPAKAMPAFRHLERHVSINEPSQPQPNQSHPAPEPEETLFKSALKLFSLGEDSSGSSNANKTQTSGFFDFFKTQVSKAPQPSPDLEKCQNDKPEKVIHPEQKEASSISSLFGSIGDLFKVEAVSSQPTPSAATLPKTSSRTVAESRQKTEKSGGPQSVSMPCLSSTPKEGVRTEGTDRQISPSAGVQKEHLSRKAEEESSEGKKVPSGIASQKPLLVGPDISQSNQSAVQQSSVPTDRPKQQGGNRSGGTTNQTKPRPDQIPKESGFSFPFSFSDITAPKPQPAGRSIFSFFTGSDEPKPSAPAPAPASAKQQETEGLFHLSSFFSSGPTADKNVPQKSTSFSFFNLTSFLDEKPQTTPGQEVNTKPAKPVNSKPYMTQSISNDSGIKVSSCASQQDADNKKEVDDIIAVVTGKQTFNKVTMRENKSEMLAVKNAESVAEVVEESDLKKPPQTDDTTGISLDASGPCPQTPNVQEHFQDEQTVSLGAEDDALGSTGKTDSEFPIDKEEPYSSKEQASENKDYSTDLDGKMDSMITNDSNIASDIKNEVASEEVCAQHELPEHKLPKQTPGDRLQQAQELHFISKTPEPSNLQNKPKESEGDKSVLDSSVEMFSSFMTKMKPPKTLSGFFSQPQAPAPPTAQKKSSSFFGFSSLPSGPAPAFTNDLFGIFKGPKESPKEMPPQSTPKPQSSKMKDVIGSVPAKDSRKTEDSVATRESEIDMSSSLKQDILPVSVEENFTKESPMKTENDENRNSETCKEEPLKITPEAVVSGESQVPEALQLVSDAQPSEMIDVKPCQSDFSSAVSTEQAEATDQTEVSPCQLDMSSHVTEEQDASTDKAAVDSLQTGSSGGLELEIEAPVNGTGTDLSQSNKSAALESEPAVPGDQANAGIDQPDMISSDGREPMAPVDEPSVQHLQLDEQEKGEVELQIAGQEKNLSINEIPEEGISSECELKKQGKPNNAPTDANSSKTVFEIPSMPSLPKFSFMSSADTGRPFGSFFSQQPPSVNKAGADQGLMSSFKKLSSSLFEGGSEEKVSKPESAQGAVFGKKLDFSFPWQKDNKETFAKREPHVPPQALSKPDDKVLRTVSSDENSKSAVSDQLTDANIEVNLSSKQPDIVDNELSEEPSGASTVDDASNKELGEKFDKEPEDQQNVISSELQKDQADEYAPEQPELKETELDSAPNGAVLLPSTQPADLNSVEQLKEKRLVTNQA